AAATCTATCTCTTTCAAAATTATTTTTGAGATTTCTTCTCGTAAAAGGTCATTAATCCTTTGAAGGCGAAAATTCATATAAAAATTTAAGTTTCTATAATTTCAAAAACTAATAAGATATCATCTTCTTTTATTTTTGTTTTTCCTTCATAGGAAATGCCTATCTCTCTTGGTGATTTCGCTTTTTCTATTTTCTTTTTTTGTTCCTGAAGTTCTAATATTCTGCCTCCTTCTAAAATTTCCTCGCCCCTTTTAATCTCAACTTCTGATTTCTTTACTTCCCCTTCGATAACTTTTCCGCCAATAATCTGCCTATATTTTTTTTCTCCTCTTTTTTGGGTCTTGAAAATAATAAGCGGTTTTATTTTGCCAAGATCAACTCTTTCTTTCTTTTTCTCACGCATATTTGCCATTTCTTTTCTTATGTTATCAATAAGATCATATATTACTTCAAAAGTTAAAATTTTAACTTCTCTCTGGGATGCTTGCGTTTTTGCAACAGCATTAGGAAAAACTCTAAATCCGATAATTAAAGCATTTTCATTATCTGCTAGCCTTATATCGGAATCTGTAATATCCCCTACTCCTGTGTTTAGAATTTTAATACCTATTTTATCCTGAATTAAATCATTTAAAATCTTTGATAAAACCTCAACAGAACCCTTGCAGTCTCCCTTGATAATTGTTTTAAGATAATTATCAATATCTTCCTTCTCTTTAAAAGGAGGTATATCTTCCTCTGTTTTTTTCTCTAACAATTCTTTTTGGGCATCATCAACAGAACTTGAGAAATAAAAACTTTCACCAACGCCCGGAACATCTTTAAATCCAGTAACAACAACTGCTTCGCCCGGGATCGCCTCCTTTCTGTCTTGTAATTTAAAATTTTTCATTGCTTTTATTTTTCCAAAAGTAGTTTCTGTTTTTATAACATCCCCTTCTTTTAATCTTCCTTCTTCTATTATTAGGGTGGCTTTCGGGCCACAGAAAGAATTAAGGTGGCTTTCTAAAACAAACCCTTTGGGTTTTTTATCTTCGTCTGATTTAATTTCAGAGACTTCAGTCAAAAGCCTTAAAACAGAAAGAAGATCTTTTATGCCTTTTTTGGTCTTTGCTGAAACTTCGACAATAGGAATATCTCCTCCCCATTCCTCAATTAAAACACCTGTATTTTGCAACTCTCCTTTTGCTTTTTGAATATCAACATTTTCTTTATCAATCTTATTTAGAACAATCACAGAAGGAATCTTTGCTTCTTTTATTGTATTAATTGCTTCCTTTGTTTGGGGCTTAACGCCTTCATCGGCCGCCACGACTAAAATTGCAATATCCGCAACCTTTGCTCCGCGCGATCTCATTTCGGAGAAAGCTTCGTGTCCTGGTGTATCAATAAAAGTAATTTTTTGCCCCTCGTATTCTATCTCATAGGCACCAATATGTTGAGTTATTCCTCCCGACTCTTTATTTGTTATTTTAAAATCATCTCTAATCGCTTCTAATAAAGAACTCTTGCCATGATCTATATGACCCAAAACAACAATAACAGGAATTTTTTTTGTTCCTTTTTCCATAAAAAATATCTTTTACTATTTAAGGGCTTGCTTTATTGACTCTTCTTCTTCTTTTGAGAGAGAATATTCTGATTCGCCATTTTTAATCGGCTTTGTATAAACTCTTGTTCCTTCTTTTGAATGCAAAGAAGAAATTACAATTCCATCATCTTTCTGATCAAGTAAGGTTATAGCAAAACTTTGATTACTCCCAATCTCCGAGAAAGGATTAAAACGAACAACGCCTATTTTTTGAATTGAGTGAAGCGCTGACTTATCAAGTTCTTTTATTCTATTTAATGCCTTGTGTATCTTCTCTTCTGTTCTTTTCTGGTTTTTAAAAAGTTCAGAAATAATTGACTCAAGACTTTCCGCTTTTTTGCCCCTAAAAAAGTTAGTTGTTCTTTCTTTTTCTTTTTTTAACCTCAACTCAAGAAAAATGTTCCACAAAAGAAAAATAAAGATTACTGCAATTAAAATAGTACCTGTATTCTTTTCAATAAATTCAATCATATTTTACGTTTTGGTAGTAAATATAAAGCACCTCCAACCTTTAAATTAAATTAAATTCTATTGTATTTTGAGATATATTGCAAGGTGCGGAGGGTGCAGGATTTGAACCTGCGTGGGGAAAACCCCACCGGTTTTCGAAACCGGCGCTTTAAACCGCTCAGCCAACCCTCCTTAAATAATTATACCAAACCCTTTAAAACGAGAAAGAGGAGGCCCGTAGGTCTCCTCGTGTATGAGTTAATGTGCTTCTTTGGCCCTTATTCCAGTCTAGGGACCTGGAGACGGCCAATATTTTGAAGCAGCTTGAAATCATCTCGAAATCGCAAGGAGAAATATTTCCTATTGGTTGGGCTCACCTTACCCTTCAATATTTTATCTCCCTACAAAATCAAGTACTGTTAAGTCTATCTGACTATCTTATCCTTTGCCTCCTTTGCCGCATGATATGTTTTTACCTATTCTCTTGTTTCTTTCTGTGGGATGCCTTGTTTTTGCTATCAGCGATTTTATCACTACTTCAATTATGCAATGTGCTATTTTGATGATTTTTTCTATCCAGAAAAATCTGGATCCGGTCTTCTCTAGTCACCGGAAAAGAACGGTAAAAAATCATCTAGGAAGGGGTTTCTTTTCCTACCTTCCTGTTAAAATTATATCAAGATTTAAAATCTTATGCAATAGAAAATAGCCATTCCTTGGCTATTATAATTTGCGAGATATTTTAAAAAATATTAAATAAAATAAATTTAATGAGAGTGTTTCAATGATGGCATTGAACAACTTTTCTATTTCCAAATAATAGTATCGTATTTCCTTAAAGATTTATTACCCGCTCTATCTATATATTGAACATAAACATATTTTTTGCCTTTTTTTGAATTACCACCATATCTAGAATTGTTTAAACGCCAAGAGTATCTTCTTTTATACCTCTTCCAACCTGTCCACCTCCTTGCATTATTAGAAAATCGCATATAACGAACACCACTCCCCTTGTCAGAAGCTTTAAGATAAAGAGTAGTCTTTGCTGATTTGGTATATTTCGCTCTATTATTAATTCTGATTAAACCGGTAGGAAACGTTTTATCGTAAACAATAGAATCGGAACTTACAGAGCAAATATTCCCATGGTTATCTTTAAATTGAATATAAACTCGTTTAGTTCCTTGTTTGGTATTC
This region of Candidatus Paceibacterota bacterium genomic DNA includes:
- the infB gene encoding translation initiation factor IF-2, which codes for MEKGTKKIPVIVVLGHIDHGKSSLLEAIRDDFKITNKESGGITQHIGAYEIEYEGQKITFIDTPGHEAFSEMRSRGAKVADIAILVVAADEGVKPQTKEAINTIKEAKIPSVIVLNKIDKENVDIQKAKGELQNTGVLIEEWGGDIPIVEVSAKTKKGIKDLLSVLRLLTEVSEIKSDEDKKPKGFVLESHLNSFCGPKATLIIEEGRLKEGDVIKTETTFGKIKAMKNFKLQDRKEAIPGEAVVVTGFKDVPGVGESFYFSSSVDDAQKELLEKKTEEDIPPFKEKEDIDNYLKTIIKGDCKGSVEVLSKILNDLIQDKIGIKILNTGVGDITDSDIRLADNENALIIGFRVFPNAVAKTQASQREVKILTFEVIYDLIDNIRKEMANMREKKKERVDLGKIKPLIIFKTQKRGEKKYRQIIGGKVIEGEVKKSEVEIKRGEEILEGGRILELQEQKKKIEKAKSPREIGISYEGKTKIKEDDILLVFEIIET
- a CDS encoding DUF4446 family protein; translation: MIEFIEKNTGTILIAVIFIFLLWNIFLELRLKKEKERTTNFFRGKKAESLESIISELFKNQKRTEEKIHKALNRIKELDKSALHSIQKIGVVRFNPFSEIGSNQSFAITLLDQKDDGIVISSLHSKEGTRVYTKPIKNGESEYSLSKEEEESIKQALK